In one window of Vulpes vulpes isolate BD-2025 chromosome 1, VulVul3, whole genome shotgun sequence DNA:
- the LOC140599722 gene encoding L-lactate dehydrogenase B chain-like, with protein sequence MATLKEKLIAPVAEEEAAIPNNKITVVGVGQVGMACAISILGKFLADELALVDVLEDKLKGEMMGLQHGSLFLQTPKIVADKDYSVTANSKIVVVTAGVRQQEGESRLNLVQRNVNVFKFIIPQIVKYSPDCIIIVVSNQVDILTYVTWKLSGLPKHRVIGSGCNLDSARFRYLMAEKLGIHPSSCHGWILGEHGDSSVAVWSGVNVAGVSLQELNPEMGTDNNSENWKEVHKMVVESAYEVIKLKGYTNWAIGLSVADLIESMLKNLSRIHPVSTMVKGMYGIENEVFLSLPCILNARGLTSVINQKLKDDEVAQLKKSADTLWDIQKDLKYL encoded by the coding sequence ATGGCAACTCTTAAGGAAAAACTGATTGCACCAGTTGCAGAAGAAGAGGCTGCAATCCCAAACAATAAGATCACTGTAGTGGGTGTTGGACAAGTTGGTATGGCATGTGCCATCAGCATTCTGGGAAAGTTTCTGGCTGATGAACTTGCCCTTGTGGATGTTTTAGAAGATAAACTCAAAGGAGAAATGATGGGTCTACAGCATGGGAGCTTATTTCTACAGACACCTAAAATTGTGGCAGATAAAGATTACTCTGTGACTGCCAATTCTAAGATTGTGGTGGTGACTGCAGGAGTCcgccagcaggagggagagagccgCCTCAATCTGGTGCAAAGGAATGTTAATGTCTTCAAATTCATTATTCCTCAGATAGTCAAGTACAGTCCTGATTGTATCATAATTGTGGTTTCCAACCAAGTGGATATTCTTACATATGTTACCTGGAAACTAAGTGGACTACCCAAGCACCGTGTGATTGGAAGTGGGTGTAATCTGGATTCTGCTAGATTTCGCTATCTTATGGCTGAAAAACTTGGCATCCATCCCAGCAGCTGCCATGGATGGATTTTGGGAGAACATGGCGACTCAAGTGTGGCTGTGTGGAGTGGAGTGAATGTGGCAGGTGTTTCTCTTCAGGAACTGAATCCAGAAATGGGAACAGACAACAACAGTGAAAATTGGAAGGAAGTGCATAAGATGGTGGTTGAAAGTGCCTATGAAGTCATCAAGCTAAAAGGATATACCAACTGGGCTATTGGATTAAGTGTGGCTGATCTCATTGAATCCATGTTGAAAAATCTCTCCAGGATTCATCCAGTGTCAACAATGGTGAAGGGCATGTATGGTATTGAGAACGAAGTCTTCCTGAGTCTTCCGTGTATCCTGAACGCTCGGGGCTTAACCAGTGTGATCAATCAGAAGCTGAAGGATGATGAGGTTGCCCAGCTCAAGAAAAGTGCAGATACCTTGTGGGATATCCAGAAAGACCTAAAATATCTGTGA